One genomic window of Nicotiana sylvestris chromosome 10, ASM39365v2, whole genome shotgun sequence includes the following:
- the LOC138879427 gene encoding uncharacterized protein produces the protein MKGVMRFKKRGKLSPRFIAPFEVLRRVGKVAYELALPPSSARVPPVFHVSMLQRYHDDPSHVFDFISVQLDKDLSYVEEPVAILDREVQKLRLRTVASVKV, from the coding sequence atgaagggcgttatgagattcaaAAAGAGGGGCaaattgagcccaaggtttattgctccctttgaggtgttgcgacgtgttgggaaggttgcttatgagcttgccttacctcccagctcgGCAAGAGTTcctccggtatttcatgtttcgatgttgcagaggtatcacgatgatccgtcTCACGTGTTCGATTTCATctcagtccagttggataaggatctatcttatgttgaggagccagtagctatatTGGATAGGGAGGTTCAAAAATTGAGGTTAAGAACcgttgcatcagtaaaggtttag